Proteins encoded within one genomic window of Mycobacteriales bacterium:
- a CDS encoding GNAT family N-acetyltransferase, with protein MTDDPADLAYRPATADDVDAVVALVESAYRGDASRVGWTTEADLLDGQRTDPAAVRAIVDANDSLLLLGFAPNDRLLACCQLERRAGEICYFGMFAVSPVDQGSGLGRAVLAEAERIARDEFGARTMHMTVITQRRDLIAWYKRRGYTATGELRPFPHGDERFGLPRRADLAFEVLAKSLS; from the coding sequence GTGACGGACGACCCCGCGGACCTGGCCTACCGGCCGGCGACCGCGGACGATGTCGATGCGGTCGTCGCGCTCGTTGAGTCGGCGTACCGCGGTGATGCCAGCCGGGTCGGATGGACCACCGAGGCCGACCTCCTCGACGGGCAACGAACGGATCCCGCAGCGGTCCGGGCGATCGTCGACGCGAACGACTCGCTGCTTCTGCTGGGTTTTGCCCCGAATGACCGGTTACTGGCCTGTTGCCAGCTCGAGCGGCGTGCCGGTGAGATCTGCTACTTCGGGATGTTCGCGGTGTCACCCGTCGATCAGGGTTCGGGGCTGGGTCGCGCCGTGCTCGCCGAGGCGGAACGCATCGCCCGTGACGAGTTCGGTGCCCGAACGATGCACATGACCGTGATCACCCAGCGCCGCGACCTGATCGCGTGGTACAAGCGGCGGGGGTACACCGCGACCGGCGAGCTGCGGCCGTTCCCGCACGGCGACGAGCGCTTCGGCCTGCCGCGCCGGGCCGACCTCGCGTTCGAAGTGCTCGCCAAGTCGCTTTCCTGA
- a CDS encoding patatin-like phospholipase family protein → MGDGQACVRRPFAVGDLDVLSVLLQRRRAGTLPGHHDDGHRVALVIEGGGMRGVYTGGMTRAIGALGLRDCLDEVFAVSAGAFTGTGLVSRRTDHLARAYYDDLAPGAFVDFGRMLAGRGPLVSLDFLLDTVMIDKHGFQWNWLLESDLPLHPVATALDTLSASVLADLRTESDWRQALLASARIPFWAGPPVELHGRRWVDGFVTDPLPVARAIDGGATHVLALLARAPEERLSPSSRVTPPMRAHLNRLAPGLAKAMAQRGRLHQESTALIAGLVRRGGARVLGLRPLRGYGIRSLTNNAVRLKLGGESGEASVHQAMALATASQA, encoded by the coding sequence ATGGGCGATGGCCAGGCGTGCGTTCGTCGTCCGTTCGCCGTCGGAGATCTCGACGTGTTGTCGGTTCTGCTCCAGCGCCGCCGAGCCGGCACCTTGCCCGGCCACCACGATGACGGACATCGCGTCGCGTTGGTGATCGAGGGCGGCGGCATGCGTGGGGTCTACACCGGCGGCATGACGCGCGCGATCGGCGCACTCGGACTGCGCGACTGCCTCGACGAGGTCTTCGCGGTGTCGGCCGGCGCGTTCACCGGCACCGGTCTGGTGTCCCGGCGTACCGACCACCTCGCCCGCGCCTACTACGACGACCTGGCGCCCGGCGCGTTCGTCGACTTCGGCCGGATGCTCGCCGGCCGCGGCCCGCTGGTCTCGCTCGACTTCCTGCTGGACACCGTGATGATCGACAAGCACGGCTTCCAGTGGAACTGGCTGCTCGAGTCCGACCTTCCGTTGCACCCGGTGGCGACCGCGCTGGACACACTTTCAGCGAGCGTTCTCGCGGATCTTCGCACCGAGAGCGACTGGCGGCAGGCGCTACTCGCCTCGGCGCGGATCCCGTTCTGGGCCGGGCCTCCGGTCGAGCTGCACGGGCGGCGCTGGGTGGACGGGTTCGTCACCGATCCGCTTCCGGTTGCGCGCGCGATCGACGGCGGCGCCACGCACGTGCTCGCCCTGCTCGCGCGCGCACCCGAGGAACGGCTGTCCCCTTCCAGCCGGGTGACGCCGCCGATGCGGGCGCATCTGAACCGGCTTGCACCGGGCCTGGCCAAAGCGATGGCGCAACGCGGCCGGCTCCACCAGGAGTCCACGGCGCTGATCGCCGGCCTGGTCCGTCGCGGTGGCGCGCGGGTTCTGGGCCTGCGGCCGCTGCGCGGTTATGGCATTCGCTCGCTCACGAACAACGCGGTGCGGCTCAAGCTCGGTGGCGAGTCGGGCGAGGCCTCGGTCCATCAGGCGATGGCTCTTGCGACCGCCTCGCAGGCCTGA